The genomic segment ACTGGGATCTTTTCTCTTTGGTTATTTAGCTGATAGATACGGGAGAAAAAAGCTCTTTTTATTGACCTTACTGTTATACTCTATAGGCACTTTTCTGACAGGTTTCGTAAACAGCTTTGAGTTGGCTTTTCTCTTTAGAGTTCTGGCAGGTGCAGGAATAGGTGGGGAGTTTGCAGCTATACACTCGGCAATAGACGAGTTTATTCCGTCAAGACACAGAGGAAAAGTGGACGGTACTGTGTCGGCTCTCTGGAATCTTGGGAGCATACTCGCATCGTTGGTGGCATCCTTTGTAATTTCTTCACTGCACGAAGCTCTCGCGTGGCGCTTTGCCTTTCTGCTTGGTGGCGTTCTTGCTTTGCTTGCAATATCCGTAAGAATATATGTACCAGAATCCCCTCGTTGGCTTCTCTCAAAAGGTAGAACTCACGAAGCTGAACGCATAGTAAAGGATCTTGAGAAAAAAGCAGGCGGAAAATATAGCAACAACATATGCCAAGTTCCTGTTTTTGAGGGAAACATACTTGATGCTTCAAAGCTTATCTTTGCTCTCTACAGATGGCGCTTCCTATTTAGTACATCCATGAGTGTTACCATATTGGCTACTTATTACGGTATAATTACACTTATACCAACAAGCTTTTCTACAGCCTTCGGCTTAAGTTCCGAAGATGTCCCACATCTGCTTTTTGTGGGAAGCTTAGGTGGATTGATAGGTGGTCTTTTAGTAGCTTTGATGAGTGATACGCTGGGGCGTAAGTTCACAGGTTCTTTTATAAGCTTTTCTTCTTTTGTCCTTTCTTTGCTCTTTTTGATCAAACAAAACTTTTATACTGTGTACTTCTTTTACTCACTTTTCGCTTTTTCTTTTGCGTCTATAGCTTACGTGTCTGCAACAGAGATATATCCATCTTACCTGAGAGCCTACGCCATAGGATTACTTTCCATAATGGGAAGGCTCGCAGGCGCTCTAT from the Hydrogenobacter sp. genome contains:
- a CDS encoding MFS transporter, yielding MRFISTDLTCRLDSLPWCKFHTLFVVALGITWVLDAFEIVIVSAVLKPMSSSLGFTQFQSSLMVSGFLFGAILGSFLFGYLADRYGRKKLFLLTLLLYSIGTFLTGFVNSFELAFLFRVLAGAGIGGEFAAIHSAIDEFIPSRHRGKVDGTVSALWNLGSILASLVASFVISSLHEALAWRFAFLLGGVLALLAISVRIYVPESPRWLLSKGRTHEAERIVKDLEKKAGGKYSNNICQVPVFEGNILDASKLIFALYRWRFLFSTSMSVTILATYYGIITLIPTSFSTAFGLSSEDVPHLLFVGSLGGLIGGLLVALMSDTLGRKFTGSFISFSSFVLSLLFLIKQNFYTVYFFYSLFAFSFASIAYVSATEIYPSYLRAYAIGLLSIMGRLAGALSPIILVSLSSTSYIYGVLGISLFWLLGFISYFIWSLKGVEAKGKAIEDIT